From one Rhodamnia argentea isolate NSW1041297 chromosome 1, ASM2092103v1, whole genome shotgun sequence genomic stretch:
- the LOC115754585 gene encoding two-component response regulator 24-like, with protein MPTSQLHGVSSPKCEVTALVVDDDTVSQMIHHKLLNILGIENDVVVNGKQAVDIHLSGKKFDLILMDRDMPVMNGIEATKKLRDMGIRSTIAGVSSHSSSKEKQEFFEAGLDVYHEKPLSVAKLLSVVSKIKHKA; from the exons ATGCCGACAAGTCAATTGCATGGTGTCTCTAGCCCAAAGTGCGAGGTCACTGCACTTGTGGTCGATGACGACACGGTTAGCCAAATGATTCACCACAAGCTCCTGAACATCCTTGGAATCGAGAACGATGTCGTCGTGAACGGGAAACAGGCGGTTGACATCCACCTATCTGGCAAGAAATTTGACCTCATTCTCATGGATAGGGACATGCCTGTCATGAATGGCATAGAG GCAACAAAGAAACTGCGAGACATGGGCATTAGGAGCACCATTGCAGGCGTTTCATCTCACTCATCctcgaaagaaaaacaagaattcTTCGAAGCGGGTCTTGATGTATATCATGAGAAGCCTTTGTCAGTTGCTAAGCTCCTCTCTGTTGTCAGTAAGATCAAGCATAAGGCATAG
- the LOC115754556 gene encoding alpha-1,6-mannosyl-glycoprotein 2-beta-N-acetylglucosaminyltransferase encodes MAACKKPRTKEAGRRRFVFVVVFTLMFVSVVLFCLRAYPVSNIAMEPADDTNHKYSHSRLRGNLNLPKQNELSIQLEMRNWLPARNRDLYPTLAKDHITVVLYVHNRPQYLQVVVKSLSQVKGIGETLLIVSHDGYFDEMNKIVEGIRFCQVKQIFSPYSPHIFPSSFPGVSPNDCKGKDDAAKKHCEGNPDQYGNHRAPKVVSLKHHWWWMMNTVWDGLKETRGHSGHILFIEEDHFIFPNAYRNLQILTSLKSKKCPDCYAANLAPSDVKSRGEGWESLIAERMGNVGYSFNLTVWRKIHEKAKDFCYFDDYNWDITMWTTVYPSFGAPVYSLRGPRTSAVHFGKCGLHQGQGEQTACVDNGVVNIEVNDEDKVANIKSEWSVHVHKHQPGYKAGFKGWGGWGDERDRLLCLEFARMYKITETASF; translated from the coding sequence ATGGCCGCTTGCAAGAAACCCCGCACCAAAGAGGCGGGTCGTCGCCGATTCGTGTTTGTAGTTGTATTTACGCTCATGTTTGTCTCTGTTGTGCTTTTTTGCCTAAGAGCATATCCGGTTTCAAACATCGCTATGGAGCCTGCTgatgatacgaatcataagtATAGTCATTCTCGTTTGAGGGGGAATCTCAACCTCCCTAAGCAAAATGAACTGTCAATTCAATTGGAAATGCGCAACTGGTTGCCTGCTAGAAACAGAGATCTATATCCCACTCTGGCAAAGGATCACATAACTGTAGTGTTGTACGTTCATAATCGGCCTCAGTACCTCCAAGTAGTCGTGAAGAGCTTATCACAAGTAAAAGGTATAGGTGAGACTCTGCTGATAGTTAGTCATGATGGGTACTTTGACGAGATGAACAAGATTGTGGAAGGTATAAGATTTTGCCAAGTGAAACAGATCTTCTCTCCTTATTCGCCTCACATTTTTCCCAGTAGCTTCCCCGGTGTATCACCTAACGACTGTAAGGGCAAGGATGATGCAGCGAAGAAGCATTGTGAAGGAAATCCGGATCAGTATGGAAATCACCGAGCGCCAAAAGTTGTCTCACTGAAGCATCATTGGTGGTGGATGATGAACACGGTGTGGGATGGATTAAAGGAGACTCGGGGGCATTCTGGCCATATTCTTTTCATAGAAGAGGaccattttatttttccgaaTGCATACCGCAACTTGCAGATCCTCACTTCACTGAAGTCTAAGAAATGTCCCGATTGCTATGCTGCAAACTTAGCACCTTCTGATGTCAAGTCGAGGGGAGAAGGTTGGGAGAGTTTGATCGCCGAGAGGATGGGTAATGTAGGTTACTCCTTCAACCTAACTGTATGGAGAAAAATCCATGAAAAGGCTAAAGATTTCTGCTACTTCGATGATTACAACTGGGACATTACAATGTGGACTACAGTTTATCCCTCCTTCGGGGCTCCAGTGTATTCATTGCGAGGACCTAGGACTAGTGCGGTTCACTTCGGGAAGTGTGGGTTACATCAAGGCCAGGGCGAGCAAACTGCTTGTGTCGATAATGGGGTTGTGAACATTGAAGTAAACGATGAAGATAAGGTCGCAAATATCAAATCTGAGTGGAGTGTGCATGTCCATAAGCATCAACCAGGTTATAAGGCCGGGTTCAAGGGTTGGGGAGGCTGGGGTGATGAGAGGGACCGTCTGTTATGCTTGGAGTTTGCTCGCATGTATAAAATCACAGAGACAGCTTCCTTCTGa